From the Candidatus Zymogenaceae bacterium genome, the window GTTCTGATACAATGAGTCGACCATGTTCCCTTATACTTACATATATTTATTAGTGTATGAGTGCATCCCTTTTTGGTCAACGGGGAACGTACGCTATGTGTTACGGAGGTCATTATGCATCCAAAAGAACGTGTGGAAAAGGCTCTCAATCATCAGGAACCGGATCGAGTTCCGACCATATCGTGCATCGATGTGCAGAAGCATGTCTATGATATCTTGGGCGACACACCCGACAATTCGTACAAGTATATAACCAACCCGATCACCGCAAAAATCATAGACATCACCGCCCCCATCCTGAACCGCATCGGCATCTTTGAACGGGACGTAACGGAGTTCATGCTGAAAAAACTGGAGTCGGATATCATAATGGGATACGATGCGTCCTGGGCGTTATATGCAAACATTTTCCTTTTTAAAGACTCCAAAGAGATGACCGACGTGTACGGACGCCTCTATAAGATCGTCGATGACGGGTACGGGAATATGGACACTCCCATGTATCTGAACGGCCTTTTCACGACCCCGGAGGACTGGAAGAAGTTCAACAAGAAAAACTGGGAGGCGTTGCCCGAGAAGATGTACAAATTCAACAGCCTCATCCAGAAGAAATTCGGGGACGACATTTTTCTTTTTGGCTCGGCTTTATACGGCCTGTTTGAAAACACCTGGCAGCCCTTCGGATTTTCCACTTACACCCGCCTGATCAAAAAGGAGCGGGGCTTCATGGAGGATATGATTGAATACAACAAGAATATCTATCTGAAGTTTATCGACGTCTCCGTGGACGCGGGCCTCCCCGGATTTATCTATTCCGACGACCAGGCCTACAAGTCCGGCCCCATGCTCAATCCGAAGACGATGGACGAGCTTTTCGGCAGGGCCTTCACGGAAATCACCGATCACGCCCACAAGCGCGGCATCAAGATCGTTATCCATACCGACGGCTGGACCATCCCCTTGCTTCCCTACTACGTGAAATGGGGCTTCGACGGACATCACTCCCTGGAGCCGACGGCGAACGTGGACCTGGCCGAATACAGAAAAACCGTGGGGCATGACCTGTCACTCCTGGGTCACCTGGATATCGCCCATGTTCTCTCTCACGGCACCCGCCAGGAGGTCTTCGATCATGTGAGGGAGTCCATTGAAAAGGCTGGAAAGGGAGGCGGCCTGATTCTGGGTCCCTGCAATTCCCACGCGGATATCAAGGTTCAGAACATCCGCTGGATGATGGAGGCGATCGAGGAGTACGGTAACTACCCGCTGTCGTCCTGATGTTTGTGGAAGTTATCTGTGGCGAGAAGATCCATTCACGGCCGTCGCCGCTGCCTCATTCGTCCGCACCATGGTGAAAAACAGGCACATCCCCCTTGCACTCACGGGCATGTGATGTTACAATTTCGCCCCTGTACCGATTGCATCGATACAGGGGCGATGAACGTATTCACTCACTGCATGTTACATAATCGGAGGAAATGACCGTATGGAACAATTCATGTCATTCATCTCCCAGGAGTTTTTCGGCAATACCCTTGACCGATATCTGTATTTCTTCCTGGTTGTCATCGGCTTTACCCTGCTGGCAAAAATCATCTATCGACTGCTCAAACATAATATGAGGAAGATCACCCACCGCACCGCCACTCATATCGACACGATGATCGTCGATAACGTGGAGGAGCCGCTGGTGCTTATCCTGATCGTCGCGGGATTCCACTTCGGATTCAAGATCCTCACCCTCACAGAAGGCGCGAAGGCCTTCATCGACCGGGTGATACTGGTGGTGTTTCTGTTGGTGATTACCTGGCTCATTATCAGGCTTCTGGACGTAATCATTAAGGGAATACTCAATCCCCTTGTGGAAAAAACCGAATCAAAACTGGATGATCAGATCATCCCGGTGGTCTCGAACCTCATGAAGGCGGCCATCTGGATTATGGTCATTATTGTGATGCTGTCGGAGCTGGGCTATGACGTCTTTTCCCTGATTACCGGCCTCGGACTGGGGGGCGTTGCCATCGCCATGGCGGCCAAGGATACCATCGGCCATATGTTCGGGGGCTTCAATATCTTCATGAACAAGCCCTTTCAGATCGGCGACATCGTCAATTTCAAGGGCACCGAGGCGGTGGTGGAACAGGTGGGCATACGTATGACCACCATGCGCACGTGGGACAACACCCTCATCTATGTCCCCAACAGCGACATCGCGAACTCAATGCTGGAGAACATCTCTGCACGGAACGGGAGGCGTACAGTGCACGGCATCAGGATTTGCGGGGACACACCGGCTGGGAAAATCGAAGCGGCATGCGCGGAGATCGTCACGGAACTGGCGAAAAACGACGGGCTCATGGAAAAGCTTCGCTGCCACCTCTATACCTTTGACGACTATGCGCTCTCGATTCGAACGGAGTTTTGGATCAAACTGGACGTAAACTACTTCGATATCAGGCATCAGTGCAACCTGACGATCAAGGAGATACTGGAAAAACACGACATCAGTCTGGTCTCCCCGATGCCGGAGCAGGTGCGCTCATAACCACGGAGAATAATCCTGTTGCGCATGTAAAGAAGCGGCACATCGCGGATTCCCGCGATCCCTGCCGCTTCTAATGCATTCTGACCGATACCTTCTTTTTTCGATAGCTCCAGAGGAAATAGACGTAGAGCCCCGCAAACAGGAGATCCACGGCCCCGAAAGCGATATAGGCAACGCCCAGCCCCAGACCGAGCGCCGCCCACACCAGGTACGCCCCGGCCCACGTGCGTAACCCCACGCCGAATATCGGTATGTAGAACTTGTATTTTTCGTAGTTGACGAACGGGAAGAGGTATCCCAGTCCCACGAAAAACATGAACATACCGTTCACCTTCATGTGGGTCATGGCCGTCATCCTCAGGCCCGGCGGCTCTCCGGCGACGGGCACGGACGAGAGGTTACACAGATTCGGGTCCAGGGCGCTTAGGACGACATAGAGAATCGGATAGACAAAAAAGAGCCCCAGCCCCGCCAGCATGTCATAGACGCCCCCGGCGAGGATAGCGCCCCGATACCCTCGGGACACATACGCGGAATCAATTCGTTCCATACCAACTCCAAAAATTGTCGCTTCATCGACATGCTATCACGGAGGATGAGTCCATCGCAAGGTATTTTCTTCTCGGATGGAGAGGTCGACACGGCCGCCCGGGACGACGCTAAATCTTAGTAAAATGCTGTATGTTTGAACAAATCGAGCCGTATAGGTCTTGACAAATGTGGGGAAAAAATATAGAGTACGTTGTCTTCAGCCGGAGTAGCTCAGTGGAAGAGCAGCTGATTCGTAATCAGCAGGTCAGGGGTTCAAATCCCCTCTCCGGCTCCAGTGATTTCAAGGGGTTGCGGGTTTTATCCCGTGACCTTTTTTTGTTTGTAAGCATATATAATCTACAACTTTTGCACCGTATTTCGTACGTATTTCCCGTACAAATATATATTTCATGGTCATACTAAAATCTTTATGACCAAGAAGTTGTCGGATGGTCTTAAGAATAAAAGTTGATTAAACGAGAAATTCAGCATTCTCGAATTGATGGAATCTCGGAGGTACTATTTTCTAGAGATGCACAATCAACGGGCTCTCACAACAAAAACTCTACGATATCAAGAAAGCATACAGGGAGCACGGCATTGAGGATCTCATGGAAAAGACGCCAGAACCGAGAAGAATAAAGGGTGACCGCCCAGCCCGAAAGATGTTGACAGCGCCAAACCCAGATATTAGAATTCAGCAAGGAATGGCTTCTTTTTTTGCATCACCCCGGCTCTTTTTCACATATACAACGCCATCAGCTTATGAATCCACGCGTTACAACCGACGAAACTGGAGAATATATGTCAAAAATATCAAATGTACCCAAGAAAAACAATTTTTTAGTCAACGCTATCAGAGGATTATTGGAGCATCGAGCGACATGGCTGTACCTTCTATTACATGAAGTGGGTAAGAAAGGAATTACCTGGGAGGAGGTTGGCTCTCCGGCTGTCAGGGCATGCGGTCACATGCACGGGCAGGATCTTGTGGATTTGAGCGGAACGCACAGTCTGAAGGGATTGAAAAAGAAGTTGTTTACCAAACCCGCTCAAATTGTTTTTGAAATGAAGATTTTAAAATCCACCGACAATGAGCTGTTTATAGATTTCGGATTCTGCCCGCTGGTAGCGGCCTGGCAGAAGCTTGGATGCAGTGATGAAGAGATTTCCAGGCTTTGCGATATCGCCATGGAAGGAGACAGGGGAATTGCAGAGAGTTTTGGCGGAAGACTGGAACTGGGCGATACCATTGCGAACGGCCATGAATGTTGCCAGGTTCGGTTCAAGAAGTAAGATGACCGGCAGTAATGAGGCAACAGACTGCTAATCTTACCTTTGCTTCTTCCTGATCTCCGCCAGGTAATCCAGCGCCTTGTCCAGCGTAACGACGTTCAACTCATACTCTTCGATCAACCGCGCCCGGACATCCTCGTCATCGGTCTTCAATATCTCATCCTGCTTGAACATAAGCGCGATGATGGCAAGGGCATAGTTGTCCTGAAACTCTCTCGATGGAATCATCCAAATCACCTCCTCCCGGAAAAAGGCTAACCCAAAAAAGCGGACTATGAAAGTCCGCATCCATGCGTCGGGATCGCTCCCGCCAATTCCTCTGTAATGTTGTTTCAGGCCGGAAAAGCCCGTAAGTACCCCATATCAGATTTTATATATAGGGTGTGAAATGGCTGTTACCCCCTTTGCTATCATCCTCTCAAAGTGAGGCAGGGTTATATCCACTTTGATATGGTTTCCTTATTATCTGGGAGTGGTAACTGGCATTTAATGGTTTCGATTAAAAAAGTATTGACAGTTGGCCTCAATAAAAGTTACAAATATTTCGAAATAATGTATGCAAATATTTCAAAGGATAGAAGTGATGATATCTATTACTGGCTTAGAGAAACATAATTCAAGGAGAAATTTTGTAAAGAAAGGTGGAGCTTTCATTTTATCGTTTTCATCATTATTAGGAATTATTCCAGTAATAAATGATCGCTTTATTAGTACTGCTTATGCAATCAACTTTTGTCCTTATTGTGGAACAGAATTGCCTCCAGGTGCTAAATTTTGCCCAAAATGTGGGAAGTCACTTGATTTTGGAGGAGAATCAGATACTCCCCTGATTGGTGAGCATAAATGTGAAATGAGCGCTGATAGGTCAGAAGTATCAGGATATCTAACTGGGCCTGGTGATGTGTGTTCTTTTACTTTAACATTAGAATCTTCTCCAAGTGTTGGAGTAACTGATGTTGTAGAAATCCTATTCTATGGACCTGATGATGCGGAATTCAGGGTAAAATGGGGTCCTCCCTATAGAGATCAAAGTTTTGAAGAAATACAGTCGGATTATACGATTTTTGGTTCTCCAAGTCCTGAATTAAGAATAAAAAACTGTTATAAGGATCATACTATGGTTGTTAACTTTGAAGTTTATTCAAAAAAAGGGTATGGTGCTTGGCATGCAGAAATTTCATGGAGTGTAAGTTATATTTGAACTTAATATTATATGCATATTGTTCTTTTATAGATGTATATAGTTTAAGATAATATAGTTACTATATGTGACCATATAAATCACACATTTACTCTTTAAATACCGAAAACTATATAAACCAGTAGTACCACTCTATTCCCATCCCGGAGTGGTAACAATGGATACATACTATCTTTCAAAACTGGACATAATCCTGAAAGGACTTTTAGAGAGCCAGAAATCGAAAACTATAAAAACCCTGACGACAGAAATATCTCCGCAACCTACACTAACAAAAACAAAACACCACACTAATCATCGATCTACTCTACGCACAGATCGATGAGCGACACGCCCTGAAACACAAAACCCTCAAAAGCCTGGAAGACCAGATCATGAAGGTCCAGAGACCCTTCCCCAGGCGTCCGGCGGCTATCACGATAGTCCCTTTTTGAAGGCCTCGCCGGAAAAGACCTGGATCGACCTGAAAAAGGAAACGAAACCGGAGATTCCTCTACGTCTTTAAGGTCGACTCCCGCCCCGAGGCGCTCTTTTACACAGTGAAGGAGTATCCGAAAGATCTCTTCTCTCTCACCAAAAGAGCCCTTCCCTCCTCCCACAATCAGTCCCGAGCCGATGTATGTTTCACCGGTAATGCCGAATACGATGATGACCGGGAACAGGATCCCATCGACCCTCGCCTAGACCCGGGTCGATGGTTCAAGGCCGCCGTTCGCCGCCGTTATTCCTCCCCACGCCGCATCGGCTGCGGTACGACCGTTCGGGGGAGTTGTACTGTTTATATAACGCGTTGTCTTTTCTCAAAAAACACACATCTGATATTATAGTATTTATATAATGAATAATTCATAATAGTGTTGACCCGAATGCCGTATTTTTTTATACTATCATCGTACGTATCGGTACAGGTGAGGACTCTTTACCGTGAAGAGGAACATACATGTCACCGCCCTGATAATTGTTTTTTCACTCTTTCTCTGGACACATCTCGCCGGGCAGGAGATATACAAGAACTATGATGAAAACGGTGTCCCCGTCTACACGGATACCGGAACCGGCGATCCTCATGAGGTGTTTATGAACACCACGCCTCTTTCCAATATTCCGCCCGATGATTACGCGGAACCGGAGGACACCTCACATGAAGCGGAAAGAAATATCTATGACTTCTTGAGCATTGAAACGTTACTGAAAGAAGCGGAGAGATGTTACACGGAAGGCGAATTTGAAGAGGCTGCTGAAATATACACATACGTCCTGAAGAGGACGGATGACACGAGCCTCTATCCATTCATATACTATTCAAGAGGGAATTGCTATTATTCAATTGTTATCAACACGATATTCAAATTCAGTGATGATATCAAATTGAAAAATGAGGGCAAGATCACCGATATGGAGTTTCAACAGCGTAATATTGAGAGAGAATGGGTTATTCATGAAAATGAGATAAAATCGTATAACGATCTTGCCATGGCATGTTATTTGGGTGAACCGAGGGGATGTGACATCTTAGAGATTTACCCATTCAAATAGGTTTTTCCCGTTT encodes:
- a CDS encoding mechanosensitive ion channel family protein, producing the protein MEQFMSFISQEFFGNTLDRYLYFFLVVIGFTLLAKIIYRLLKHNMRKITHRTATHIDTMIVDNVEEPLVLILIVAGFHFGFKILTLTEGAKAFIDRVILVVFLLVITWLIIRLLDVIIKGILNPLVEKTESKLDDQIIPVVSNLMKAAIWIMVIIVMLSELGYDVFSLITGLGLGGVAIAMAAKDTIGHMFGGFNIFMNKPFQIGDIVNFKGTEAVVEQVGIRMTTMRTWDNTLIYVPNSDIANSMLENISARNGRRTVHGIRICGDTPAGKIEAACAEIVTELAKNDGLMEKLRCHLYTFDDYALSIRTEFWIKLDVNYFDIRHQCNLTIKEILEKHDISLVSPMPEQVRS
- a CDS encoding L-2-amino-thiazoline-4-carboxylic acid hydrolase produces the protein MSKISNVPKKNNFLVNAIRGLLEHRATWLYLLLHEVGKKGITWEEVGSPAVRACGHMHGQDLVDLSGTHSLKGLKKKLFTKPAQIVFEMKILKSTDNELFIDFGFCPLVAAWQKLGCSDEEISRLCDIAMEGDRGIAESFGGRLELGDTIANGHECCQVRFKK
- a CDS encoding zinc ribbon domain-containing protein → MISITGLEKHNSRRNFVKKGGAFILSFSSLLGIIPVINDRFISTAYAINFCPYCGTELPPGAKFCPKCGKSLDFGGESDTPLIGEHKCEMSADRSEVSGYLTGPGDVCSFTLTLESSPSVGVTDVVEILFYGPDDAEFRVKWGPPYRDQSFEEIQSDYTIFGSPSPELRIKNCYKDHTMVVNFEVYSKKGYGAWHAEISWSVSYI